A single genomic interval of Helianthus annuus cultivar XRQ/B chromosome 13, HanXRQr2.0-SUNRISE, whole genome shotgun sequence harbors:
- the LOC110900128 gene encoding peptidyl-prolyl cis-trans isomerase FKBP20-2, chloroplastic: protein MLMLSSPPVQFKPSFTSKYKLTTFATLREISINKTYFLQKDEREQNGNTENLKRRRLLVFLVSTGLLPTLPSTAKSKIKNPYDEKRLLEQNKRVQRENKAPDDFPSFVREGFEVKVIASDNYVKRDNGLIYRDFEIGTGDVPKSGQQVTFHYIGYNESGRRIDSSYQQGSPAKIRMGTNALVPGFEEGLKDMKPGGKRRIIIPPELGPPVGPSTFFSSKQFEVFDVELLNVKDCTRRTIAFYSDVVCD, encoded by the exons ATGCTGATGCTTTCATCTCCACCTGTTCAATTCAAGCCTTCGTTTACATCTAAAT ATAAACTAACAACTTTTGCTACGCTACGAGAAATCTCCATTAATAAAACGTACTTTCTTCAGAAAGATGAAAG AGAACAGAATGGAAATACGGAGAATTTGAAGCGTAGACGACTCCTCGTGTTTCTAGTCTCAACAGGCTTGTTGCCAACTTTACCGTCGACTGCGAAATCAAAGATTAAGAACCCGTACGATGAAAAACGCTTACTTGAACAAAACAAAAGGGTGCAAAGAGAAAATAAAGCACCCGATGACTTCCCGAGCTTTGTTCGAGAAG GGTTTGAGGTTAAAGTCATTGCATCGGACAACTATGTTAAACGTGACAATGGACTTATATATCGCGATTTTGAAATTGGTACCGGTGATGTACCGAAGTCTGGTCAGCAG GTGACTTTTCACTATATCGGTTATAACGAGTCCGGTCGTCGTATCGATAGCAGTTATCAACAAGGTTCTCCTGCCAAAATACGAATGGGCACCAATGCATTGGTCCCAG GATTTGAAGAAGGTTTAAAAGACATGAAACCTGGCGGAAAGAGGAGAATTATTATTCCCCCCGAACTTGGACCACCG GTTGGGCCGTCAACCTTTTTTAGCTCAAAACAGTTTGAAGTTTTTGATGTGGAACTGCTTAATGTAAAGGACTGCACAAGGAGAACCATAGCGTTTTATTCTGATGTTGTATGTGATTAA